Proteins encoded within one genomic window of Candidatus Reconcilbacillus cellulovorans:
- a CDS encoding spermidine/putrescine ABC transporter permease produces MVLKTLGYALALFVIFGPLSSLVLWSFAEKWYWPHLFPQQYGTFYWKKVLGGNMVDSLILSFEIAVVVTLVSLVLTVPLAYLLARYRVPVKSLILTVFLLPQAFPQLPVFTNTMVLMYKYDLVGTVPGVVLIHLVGALVFSVWTLVSVFRSIPASLEEAAVNVGASRIRVFWTITLPLAIPGIAAAALLVFLYSLDEFTGSLLIGSPFVITMPVYMYNSAMGYEMQVASITALLLMLPGILLLVLLERYLKSEYLSSFGRG; encoded by the coding sequence ATGGTGCTGAAAACGCTGGGATACGCGCTTGCGCTGTTTGTCATCTTCGGGCCGCTTTCCAGCCTGGTCCTCTGGTCGTTTGCGGAAAAATGGTATTGGCCGCATCTTTTCCCGCAACAGTACGGGACGTTTTATTGGAAAAAGGTGCTGGGCGGCAACATGGTGGATTCCTTGATTCTCAGTTTTGAAATCGCTGTCGTGGTGACGCTTGTTTCACTTGTGCTCACCGTTCCGCTGGCTTATTTGTTGGCGCGGTACCGCGTCCCGGTCAAGTCGCTGATTTTGACGGTGTTCCTGCTGCCGCAGGCGTTTCCACAGTTGCCGGTGTTCACGAACACGATGGTGCTGATGTACAAATACGATCTGGTCGGAACGGTGCCCGGCGTCGTGCTCATCCACCTGGTCGGCGCTCTGGTGTTCTCCGTCTGGACGCTGGTATCGGTGTTCCGGTCGATTCCCGCGTCGCTGGAGGAAGCCGCCGTCAACGTCGGCGCCTCGAGGATACGCGTTTTTTGGACCATTACGCTGCCGCTGGCGATACCGGGCATCGCCGCCGCCGCCCTGCTCGTCTTTCTCTACTCGCTGGACGAGTTTACGGGCAGCCTGCTGATCGGGTCGCCGTTCGTCATCACCATGCCGGTCTATATGTACAACTCGGCGATGGGTTACGAAATGCAGGTGGCCTCCATTACCGCGCTGCTGCTGATGTTGCCGGGCATTCTTCTGCTGGTTTTGCTGGAGCGGTACCTCAAATCGGAATATTTGTCTTCGTTCGGAAGGGGATGA
- a CDS encoding 3D-(3,5/4)-trihydroxycyclohexane-1,2-dione acylhydrolase (decyclizing) — protein sequence MGTIRLTVAQALIRFLDRQYVSVDGREIKFVKGVMGIFGHGNVTGIGEALENENHGLLFIQGKNEQGMAHAATAFAKQRNRLQIFACTSSIGPGALNMVTAAATATVNRIPLLLLPGDNFATRQPDPVLQQLELPWDYTVSANDAFRAVSKYWDRISRPEQLMTALLQAMRVLTDPAETGAVTLALPQDVQAEAYDFPESFFEKRVHDIVRRPPAEDAIRRAAELVASKKRPLIIAGGGVLYSSASEELAAFAEAFRIPVAETQAGKSSLPWNHPLNVGGIGVTGSRAANLLAKQADLIIGVGTRYTDFTTASKTAFARPDVRFLNINVSAFDAAKLDGVAVAADAREALRALREALSARRYRSAYSEDEIAAVKEDWNREVDRLYDLEGDDGLTQTRALGVINRTIDPSSVVVCAAGSLPGDLHRLWRATEPKTYHLEYGFSCMGYEVSGAFGAALAEPDREVYALVGDGSYLMLHSELVTSLQEGRKITVLLFNNGGFQCIHGLQCTHGSAGFGNEFRRRDETTGRLTGEYLPIDYAAHARSLGAKAYKAVTAEELENALQAAKREKTTTLIEIAVVPGTGTGPYETWWRVGVPEVSASENVRAAYRDMKSKLESARPY from the coding sequence ATGGGAACGATCCGTCTTACCGTCGCCCAGGCGTTGATTCGCTTCCTCGACCGGCAATACGTGTCGGTCGACGGCCGGGAAATCAAGTTCGTCAAGGGCGTCATGGGCATTTTCGGGCACGGCAACGTGACGGGCATCGGCGAGGCGCTGGAGAACGAAAACCACGGGCTCTTGTTCATCCAGGGCAAAAACGAGCAGGGGATGGCGCACGCCGCAACCGCTTTCGCCAAGCAACGAAATCGTTTGCAAATTTTCGCCTGCACCAGCTCCATCGGGCCCGGCGCCCTGAACATGGTCACGGCGGCAGCGACGGCCACCGTCAACCGCATTCCGCTCTTGCTTTTGCCCGGGGACAATTTCGCGACCAGACAGCCCGACCCCGTGCTTCAGCAACTGGAATTGCCCTGGGACTACACCGTCTCGGCCAACGATGCTTTCAGGGCCGTCAGCAAATACTGGGACCGCATCTCGCGCCCGGAGCAGCTGATGACCGCTCTCCTGCAGGCTATGCGCGTGCTGACCGATCCGGCCGAGACGGGAGCCGTCACTTTGGCACTGCCGCAGGACGTCCAGGCGGAAGCATACGACTTCCCGGAATCGTTCTTTGAAAAACGCGTTCATGACATCGTCCGCCGGCCGCCGGCCGAGGACGCGATCAGGCGGGCGGCGGAGCTCGTCGCGTCGAAAAAACGTCCGCTCATCATCGCCGGCGGCGGAGTGCTTTATTCGTCCGCTTCGGAAGAACTGGCGGCGTTCGCCGAAGCGTTCCGCATTCCCGTCGCGGAAACGCAGGCGGGAAAAAGCAGTCTTCCCTGGAACCATCCGTTGAACGTCGGCGGCATCGGCGTCACCGGATCGCGGGCGGCCAACCTGTTGGCGAAACAGGCCGACCTGATCATCGGCGTCGGCACACGCTACACCGATTTCACCACGGCGTCCAAAACGGCGTTCGCACGTCCCGACGTCCGCTTCCTCAACATCAACGTCAGTGCGTTCGACGCCGCCAAACTGGACGGTGTCGCCGTCGCCGCCGATGCCAGGGAAGCGTTGCGCGCTCTTCGCGAGGCGCTGTCTGCGCGGCGCTATCGGAGCGCATACTCCGAAGACGAAATCGCCGCCGTCAAAGAAGACTGGAATCGCGAAGTCGACCGACTGTACGATCTGGAAGGCGATGACGGCCTGACGCAAACCCGGGCGCTCGGTGTCATCAACCGCACGATCGATCCGTCGTCGGTCGTCGTGTGCGCAGCGGGCAGCCTCCCGGGCGACCTGCACCGGCTGTGGCGGGCGACGGAACCAAAAACGTATCACCTGGAATACGGATTTTCCTGCATGGGCTACGAAGTGAGCGGAGCGTTTGGAGCAGCGCTGGCCGAACCGGACCGGGAGGTCTACGCGCTCGTCGGCGACGGCAGCTATCTGATGCTGCATTCGGAACTGGTGACCAGCCTTCAGGAAGGCCGCAAAATCACCGTGCTGCTTTTCAACAACGGCGGCTTCCAGTGCATTCACGGCCTGCAGTGCACCCACGGCAGTGCGGGATTCGGCAATGAATTCCGCCGGCGCGACGAAACGACGGGCCGGCTGACCGGTGAATATTTGCCGATCGACTATGCCGCGCACGCGCGCAGCCTCGGCGCCAAGGCGTACAAGGCCGTGACGGCCGAAGAACTGGAAAACGCCCTTCAGGCCGCCAAACGGGAAAAGACGACGACGCTGATCGAAATCGCCGTCGTCCCCGGCACGGGCACCGGCCCGTACGAAACGTGGTGGCGCGTCGGCGTGCCGGAAGTCTCCGCGAGCGAAAACGTGCGGGCCGCCTATCGGGACATGAAATCGAAGCTGGAGAGCGCAAGACCGTATTAA
- a CDS encoding myo-inosose-2 dehydratase has translation MNPFPFKLGAHPINWVGEDVPEHGADTPFEKILDDIRALGLAGTEMGRKFPTDPAVLKRELSRRNLRLVSQWKAVLFSDPAYRDEQLRAYRKHAEFLSEMGCPVISTAEVGGSLHFDPRRTPHEKEVLRLDDEGWRHLAEGLNAAGAIAREYGLKLTYHHHAGTVVETEAEIDRLMAMTDPELVYLLFDTGHALYGGADPLSVLRKHYNRIAYIHFKDVRRDVLEAARAEGADFITCVRRGVFTMPGDGCIDFRPIVLELVERGYDGWVMLEGEQDPELHPPYEYAQKAIRYLASLIPEKTGGQP, from the coding sequence GTGAATCCGTTTCCTTTCAAACTCGGCGCCCATCCGATCAACTGGGTGGGAGAAGACGTGCCGGAACACGGCGCGGACACCCCGTTCGAGAAAATTTTGGACGACATCCGGGCGCTCGGCCTGGCCGGGACGGAAATGGGAAGGAAATTCCCGACTGATCCCGCCGTGCTGAAACGAGAGCTGTCCCGTCGCAACCTGCGGCTCGTCTCGCAATGGAAAGCGGTTCTTTTTTCCGATCCGGCCTACCGCGACGAACAATTGCGGGCGTACCGCAAACACGCCGAATTCTTAAGCGAAATGGGCTGCCCCGTCATCAGCACGGCGGAAGTCGGCGGTTCCCTTCATTTCGATCCCCGCCGCACGCCGCATGAAAAAGAAGTGCTTCGCCTGGACGACGAAGGCTGGCGCCATCTGGCCGAAGGGCTGAACGCCGCCGGAGCGATCGCCCGCGAATACGGTTTGAAACTTACCTATCACCACCACGCGGGAACGGTGGTGGAAACCGAAGCGGAAATCGATCGGCTTATGGCGATGACCGATCCGGAACTCGTATACCTGCTCTTCGACACAGGACACGCCCTTTATGGAGGCGCAGATCCGCTGTCGGTACTGCGCAAGCACTACAACCGCATCGCCTACATTCATTTCAAGGACGTCCGCCGCGACGTCCTGGAAGCCGCCCGCGCCGAAGGCGCCGACTTCATCACATGCGTCCGCCGCGGCGTATTCACGATGCCTGGCGACGGGTGCATCGATTTCCGTCCGATCGTGCTCGAGCTCGTCGAACGCGGCTACGACGGATGGGTCATGCTGGAAGGCGAACAAGATCCCGAGCTGCACCCTCCTTACGAATACGCGCAAAAAGCGATCCGGTATCTGGCATCGCTTATCCCGGAAAAAACGGGGGGACAACCGTGA
- a CDS encoding 5-dehydro-2-deoxygluconokinase, which produces MTYVTFSESKPLDFVAVGRLCIDLNANEINRPMEETRTFTKYVGGSPANIAIGMARLGLKTAFVGKVANDQMGRFITDYLVRNGIDTSNVVVDRTGAVTGLAFTEIKSPTDCSILMYRDNVADLKLAPDEVSEPLVARTKLLLISGTALAKSPSREAVFVALHYARKHGAVVAFDLDYRPYTWNSLEETAVYYSLAAEKSDILFGTREEFDLTERFEPNPERSDRVTASRWFRHSAKIVVVKHGKAGSVAYTPDGAEHRAKSFPANVVKTFGAGDAYAAGFLYGLLRGWSIARSMEFGSAAAAIVVSSHSCSDAMPTAGQVQDYIARCEREGSA; this is translated from the coding sequence GTGACTTACGTAACGTTTTCCGAATCCAAACCGCTTGATTTCGTCGCGGTGGGTCGTCTCTGTATCGACCTGAACGCCAACGAAATCAACCGTCCCATGGAAGAAACAAGAACTTTCACCAAATACGTCGGCGGCTCTCCCGCCAACATCGCCATCGGCATGGCGCGGCTCGGCCTGAAAACGGCGTTCGTCGGCAAAGTGGCGAACGACCAGATGGGGCGTTTCATCACCGACTATCTGGTACGAAACGGCATCGACACGTCCAACGTCGTCGTCGATCGGACCGGAGCGGTCACCGGGCTGGCCTTCACCGAGATTAAAAGCCCGACCGACTGCAGCATCCTGATGTACCGCGACAACGTCGCCGATCTGAAGCTGGCTCCGGACGAAGTGAGCGAGCCGCTCGTCGCCCGGACGAAACTGCTTTTGATCTCCGGAACGGCGCTGGCGAAAAGTCCGTCGCGGGAAGCCGTGTTCGTCGCCCTGCACTACGCGCGCAAACACGGCGCCGTCGTCGCGTTCGATCTCGACTATCGGCCGTACACGTGGAACTCTCTGGAAGAAACGGCCGTCTACTACAGCCTCGCCGCCGAAAAGTCGGACATTTTGTTCGGCACGCGCGAAGAGTTCGACCTTACGGAACGGTTCGAACCGAATCCGGAACGAAGCGATCGTGTTACGGCTTCGAGATGGTTCCGCCATTCAGCCAAAATCGTCGTCGTCAAGCACGGCAAGGCGGGCTCCGTCGCGTACACGCCGGACGGGGCGGAACACCGAGCGAAAAGTTTTCCCGCCAATGTCGTCAAAACGTTCGGCGCAGGAGACGCCTACGCCGCCGGCTTTCTTTACGGTCTGCTCCGGGGGTGGTCTATCGCGCGGAGCATGGAATTCGGCAGCGCGGCGGCGGCGATCGTCGTTTCGAGCCACAGCTGTTCCGACGCCATGCCGACGGCCGGACAGGTGCAGGATTATATCGCCCGATGCGAAAGGGAGGGTTCGGCATGA
- a CDS encoding methylmalonate-semialdehyde dehydrogenase (acylating) produces MTSVLKNWIGGRWEEASTDRTEPVYNPATEDVLAYVPLSTEEDLRRAVEAAKEAFPSWSRTPVPRRARILFKYQQLLVEHWEELARMITTENGKSYAEAYGEVQRGIECVEFAAGAPTLMMGRQLPDIATNLESGMYRYPLGVVAGITPFNFPMMVPCWMFPLAIVCGNTFVLKPSERTPLLANRLAELFREAGLPDGVLNIVHGARDVVNAILAHPDIKAVSFVGSQPVAEYVYKTAAAHGKRVQALAGAKNHTIVMPDADLDLAVREIINAAFGSAGERCMACSVVVAVGGIGDELVRRLVEAADRLVIGNGLEEGVFLGPVIRRSHKERTIRYIEIGEKEGALLVRDGRKDAAVESRGYFIGPTLFDHVRCDMQIWQDEIFAPVLSIVRVDTLEEAIDLANRSKFANGACIFTRNGSNVRKFRETIDAGMLGVNLGVPAPMAFFPFSGWKHSFYGDLHANGMDGVEFYTRKKMVTARW; encoded by the coding sequence ATGACTTCCGTTCTGAAAAACTGGATCGGCGGCCGCTGGGAGGAAGCGTCGACCGACCGGACTGAACCGGTCTACAATCCGGCGACCGAAGACGTTCTGGCCTACGTGCCCCTGTCGACCGAAGAAGACTTGCGGCGGGCGGTGGAGGCCGCGAAAGAGGCGTTTCCTTCGTGGAGCCGCACTCCGGTGCCGCGCCGGGCGCGCATCCTGTTCAAATACCAGCAGCTGCTCGTGGAGCACTGGGAAGAACTGGCGAGGATGATCACGACGGAGAACGGCAAGAGTTACGCCGAAGCTTACGGCGAAGTCCAGCGCGGCATCGAATGCGTCGAATTCGCCGCCGGTGCGCCGACGCTGATGATGGGCAGGCAGCTTCCGGACATCGCGACGAATCTGGAATCCGGCATGTATCGCTATCCGCTCGGGGTCGTCGCCGGCATCACGCCGTTCAATTTCCCGATGATGGTGCCGTGCTGGATGTTTCCGCTCGCGATCGTCTGCGGCAATACGTTCGTCCTGAAGCCGTCGGAACGAACGCCGCTTCTGGCCAACCGGCTGGCGGAACTGTTCCGGGAAGCGGGGCTGCCGGACGGCGTTCTCAACATCGTCCACGGCGCCCGCGACGTCGTCAACGCGATACTCGCGCATCCGGACATCAAGGCCGTCTCGTTCGTCGGTTCTCAGCCAGTAGCCGAATATGTGTATAAAACCGCCGCCGCCCACGGCAAACGCGTCCAGGCGCTGGCCGGCGCGAAAAACCACACGATCGTCATGCCCGACGCCGACCTCGACCTGGCGGTCCGTGAAATCATCAACGCCGCCTTCGGATCCGCCGGGGAAAGGTGCATGGCCTGCTCCGTCGTCGTTGCCGTCGGCGGCATCGGCGATGAACTGGTCCGGCGGCTGGTCGAGGCGGCCGACCGGCTCGTCATCGGCAACGGCCTGGAGGAAGGCGTTTTTCTCGGCCCGGTCATCCGCCGCTCCCACAAGGAACGGACGATTCGGTACATCGAAATCGGCGAGAAGGAAGGCGCGCTGCTCGTCCGCGACGGCCGCAAAGACGCCGCGGTCGAGTCCCGGGGTTATTTTATCGGCCCGACTCTATTCGATCACGTCCGGTGCGACATGCAAATCTGGCAGGACGAAATTTTCGCGCCCGTTCTCAGCATCGTCAGAGTGGATACGCTGGAGGAGGCGATCGATCTGGCCAACCGGTCGAAATTCGCCAACGGCGCCTGCATTTTCACCCGGAACGGAAGCAATGTCCGGAAATTTCGCGAAACGATCGACGCCGGCATGCTGGGCGTCAATCTCGGCGTTCCGGCCCCGATGGCGTTTTTCCCGTTTTCGGGTTGGAAACATTCGTTTTACGGCGACCTTCACGCCAACGGCATGGACGGCGTCGAATTCTATACACGCAAAAAAATGGTGACCGCGCGATGGTAG
- a CDS encoding fructose-1,6-bisphosphate aldolase, class II — protein MVALVPLNAMLTKALEGGYAVGQFTLNNLEFAQAILLGAQEEEAPVILGVSPSYVPYMGGFRCIASMVRALIDHFRITVPVALHLDHAPSYELCLQALRSGFTSVMIDASRQPLDRNIDITRQVVLAAHAVGASAEAEVGLIAGREDDIAVDDAEASYASADECARLAAETGVDCLAPAVGSAHGPYRGKPKLGFDRLREIRARTGLPLVLHGASGLPDEDVRRAISLGVAKINVNTDNQIAFTESVRRYLAEHPDVYDPRAYLSAAKEAVQATVRAKIRLFGCSGKAGGHAT, from the coding sequence ATGGTAGCGCTCGTCCCGCTGAACGCCATGCTGACAAAGGCGCTCGAGGGCGGATACGCCGTCGGCCAGTTTACGCTGAACAATCTCGAATTCGCCCAGGCGATCCTGCTCGGCGCCCAGGAAGAAGAAGCTCCGGTTATCTTAGGGGTCAGCCCGTCCTATGTTCCTTACATGGGCGGTTTTCGCTGCATCGCGTCGATGGTGCGGGCGCTGATCGACCATTTTCGTATCACGGTACCGGTCGCCCTGCATCTGGACCATGCGCCGAGTTACGAACTGTGCCTGCAGGCGCTTCGGTCCGGCTTCACGTCGGTGATGATCGACGCTTCCCGGCAGCCTCTGGACCGAAACATCGACATCACGCGGCAAGTTGTCCTGGCCGCCCACGCCGTCGGCGCGTCGGCGGAGGCGGAAGTCGGCCTCATCGCCGGTCGCGAAGACGACATCGCCGTCGACGACGCCGAAGCGTCGTACGCCTCGGCAGACGAATGCGCGCGGCTCGCCGCCGAGACGGGCGTCGACTGCCTCGCGCCCGCCGTTGGCTCCGCCCACGGCCCTTACCGCGGCAAGCCGAAGCTCGGCTTCGACCGTTTGCGCGAAATCCGCGCGCGCACCGGGCTTCCCCTCGTGCTGCACGGCGCAAGCGGGTTACCCGACGAAGACGTGCGGCGCGCGATATCGCTCGGAGTCGCCAAAATCAACGTCAATACGGACAACCAGATCGCTTTTACCGAGTCCGTTCGGCGTTATCTCGCCGAACATCCCGACGTTTACGATCCGCGGGCGTACCTGTCTGCGGCCAAAGAAGCGGTTCAAGCGACGGTCCGGGCCAAAATCCGGCTGTTCGGCTGTTCCGGCAAAGCGGGAGGACATGCGACATGA
- a CDS encoding inositol 2-dehydrogenase, which translates to MKKIGIGIIGMGRIGKIHAENLLRLPGANVVSVCDLYAGDELRSWAAERGIPHVTCDSADVLARPDVDAVFICSPTDTHVPLIRQAAQAGKHIFCEKPVSMDVHDTITALEAVARAGVKLQIGFNRRFDRNFRTVKANISGGTIGRLHLLKITSRDPAPPSEAYIRSSGGMFMDMTIHDFDMARFLAASEVEEVYAQGGVLIDPVFGKYGDTDTAVVVLRFENGAFGVIDNSRRAVYGYDQRVEAFGAEGCVTADNEYPNTVRTMSAGGVFRAKPLYFFLERYQDAYFEEVREFVECLAENRPVPVDGRDGLQAERIALAAKMSFQQKRPVHLKEVPAWPT; encoded by the coding sequence ATGAAAAAAATCGGCATCGGCATCATCGGCATGGGACGGATCGGCAAAATTCATGCGGAAAACCTGCTTCGTCTGCCCGGTGCAAACGTCGTTTCCGTCTGCGACCTTTACGCGGGCGACGAACTGCGGTCCTGGGCCGCCGAACGCGGCATCCCGCACGTCACGTGCGACAGCGCGGACGTGTTGGCTCGCCCCGACGTCGACGCGGTCTTCATCTGTTCGCCGACGGACACGCACGTGCCGCTGATCCGGCAGGCGGCCCAAGCCGGCAAACATATTTTTTGCGAAAAACCGGTCAGCATGGACGTCCACGACACGATCACCGCCCTTGAGGCGGTCGCTCGAGCGGGCGTCAAGCTTCAGATCGGGTTCAACCGCCGGTTCGACCGAAATTTCAGAACCGTCAAAGCGAACATCTCCGGCGGAACGATCGGCCGCCTGCACCTGCTCAAAATTACGTCGCGCGATCCGGCTCCACCGTCCGAAGCCTACATTCGGTCGTCCGGCGGCATGTTCATGGACATGACGATCCACGACTTCGACATGGCGCGGTTTCTCGCGGCCAGCGAAGTGGAAGAAGTATACGCGCAAGGCGGCGTCTTGATCGATCCGGTGTTCGGCAAATACGGCGACACCGATACCGCGGTCGTCGTTCTTCGCTTCGAAAACGGCGCTTTCGGCGTTATCGACAACAGCCGGCGGGCGGTCTACGGTTACGACCAGCGCGTCGAGGCATTCGGGGCCGAAGGGTGCGTCACGGCGGACAACGAATACCCGAACACGGTCCGGACGATGTCGGCAGGAGGAGTTTTCCGCGCCAAACCGCTCTACTTTTTCCTCGAGCGGTACCAGGACGCTTATTTCGAAGAAGTGCGGGAATTCGTCGAGTGCCTTGCGGAAAACCGGCCGGTTCCGGTCGACGGCCGCGACGGTTTACAGGCCGAACGCATCGCTCTGGCGGCCAAAATGTCGTTTCAACAAAAGCGTCCCGTCCATCTGAAGGAGGTGCCGGCATGGCCGACCTGA
- a CDS encoding 5-deoxy-glucuronate isomerase, producing MADLIVRPAAEPGEDGTVLSVTPESAGWRHVGFRVVRLKPGRSFEQPTGEREYCAVLLSGKADVRTSDGRFNGIGQRMNVFEETPPFSVYIPAEDWFSVTALTELELAVCSAPGKAGFAARLIPPSAVGVEIRGRGHFRRRIHHILPETEPAASLLVVEVYTPNGHWSSYPPHKHDRNAWPDESFLEETYYFRIKPEHGFAVQKVYTEDRSLDETMTVRNGDLVLVPRGYHTVAAPPGYDAYYLNVMAGPRRAWKIHNDPDHAWLLE from the coding sequence ATGGCCGACCTGATCGTCCGCCCCGCCGCCGAACCCGGCGAAGACGGGACGGTGCTTTCGGTAACGCCCGAATCCGCCGGCTGGCGTCACGTCGGATTCCGCGTTGTTCGCCTGAAGCCCGGCCGGTCTTTCGAACAACCGACCGGAGAGCGGGAATATTGCGCGGTCTTGCTTAGCGGAAAAGCCGACGTCCGCACCTCCGACGGACGGTTCAACGGCATCGGGCAGCGCATGAACGTGTTTGAGGAAACGCCGCCGTTTTCCGTCTACATTCCGGCCGAAGACTGGTTTTCCGTGACCGCGCTTACCGAGCTGGAACTGGCCGTCTGTTCGGCTCCCGGCAAGGCGGGTTTCGCGGCGCGGCTCATTCCGCCGTCCGCCGTCGGCGTGGAAATCCGCGGACGCGGGCATTTCCGGCGTCGGATTCACCATATTCTGCCCGAAACCGAACCGGCCGCCTCGTTGCTTGTCGTGGAAGTCTATACGCCGAACGGTCATTGGTCGAGTTATCCGCCGCACAAACACGACCGCAATGCATGGCCGGACGAATCATTTCTAGAAGAAACATACTATTTTCGGATCAAACCCGAACACGGATTCGCCGTCCAAAAAGTTTACACGGAAGACCGGTCGCTGGACGAAACGATGACCGTCCGAAACGGCGACCTCGTGCTCGTCCCGCGCGGTTATCATACGGTCGCGGCGCCGCCTGGTTACGACGCGTACTATCTGAACGTCATGGCGGGGCCGCGGCGGGCGTGGAAAATCCACAACGACCCGGATCACGCGTGGCTGCTGGAGTGA